The genomic region AAAGCTTGTCGGGAAGCTAAGAGTCGGGGCGAAATCTTGAAGCGGATGCTTCTCGCGGCGACCTTGGCGGGGCGGCTTTGGTCGCAGAATTCCAACGATGTGCCGGCGTCGGAGCTGCTCGCGCGCATCAAGGCCAAACGAGCAGCCGCATTGCCAAAGCAGAAGACGCGCTCCCGGCGTACCCAGAGAGAGTTGGCGGCTCCGCCGACCAGGGTGACCGGCGACGACTACCAGCAGGAGGCACTGCCGCTGTGAGCACTCTGGATTCTCGCCGGTTGGTGCAGAAGCTGTGGAACTACTGCGACGTGCTGCGTGACGACGGTGTCTCGACCATCGACTACGTGGAGCAGTTGACGTTCCTGCTCTTCCTCAAGATGGCCGACGAGCGGGCCAATCGATCGATCCGACCGGAGCAGATCGTGCCCGACGAGCTGAGCTGGCAGACGCTGCTCGATTCCGAGGGCAAGAAGCTTGAGGCCCAGTACCGGAACGTTCTCGAAGAGCTGGCCCTGGAAGGCGGCACCCTGGGCACGATCTTCCGCAAGGCACAGAACAAGATCCAGGACCCGGCGAAGCTCAAGCGGCTCATCGTCGACCTGATCGACAAGGAGGAGTGGTCCAGCACCGGGGTAGACGTCAAGGGCGATGCCTACGAGGAGCTGCTCGCCAAGGGTGCCGAGGACGCCAAGTCGGGTGCCGGGCAGTACTTCACCCCACGTGCGCTGACTGCCGCCATGGTCGACTGCATGCAACCCACCCCCGATGACACCATCACCGACCCGGCGTGCGGTACCGGCGGCTTCCTGCTCGCCGCGTTCGATTTCATCCAGCAGCACCACGGCAGTGACCTGACCCCGGACCAGCGGCGGCGGCTCGCCAACGGCGCGATCACCGGCACGGAATTGGTCGACGGCACCGCACGGCTGGCCGCGATGAACATGCTGCTGCACGGCATCGGCACCCCCAGTGGCGATTCTCTGATCACCATCGGGGATGCGCTCGGCAAGGAGCCGGACCGCCGCTACAGTCTGGTCCTCGCGAACCCGCCGTTCGGCCGTAGCTCCTCGATCCGGATGATTGGCGAGGACGGCCGCTCCACGCGTGAAGAGCGGGAGATCGAGCGGAACGACTTCTGGGCCACCACCGCCAACAAGCAGCTCAACTTCGTCCAGCACATCGCCTCGCTGCTGGAGATCGACGGTCGGGCCGCGGTTGTCCTGCCGGACAACGTGCTCTTCGAGGGCGGCGCGGGGGAGACGATCCGCCGCCGACTGCTCAAGCAGTACGACCTGCACACCATGCTGCGCCTGCCCACCGGCATCTTCTACGCCGGTGGGGTTAAGGCTAACGTGCTCTTCTTCGAGCGCAAGCGCGCCCGCGAGGAGCCGTGGACGCAGAAACTGTGGGTGTACGACTTCCGCACCAACCAGCACTTCACTCTCAAGCAGAACCCGCTACGTCGTGAACATCTCCAGGATTTCGTCGACTGCTACCTGCCGGGCAAGGACCGCGCCGAGCGGGTCGAAACCGAGCGGTTCCGGCCCTTCTCCTACGAGGAGTTGATCGCCCGCGACAAGGTGAACCTCGACATCACCTGGCTCAAGGACGCGTCCCTGGAGGACGCCGACGCCCTGCTGCCGCCAGAAGTCATCGCGCAGGAGATCGTCGAGGACCTGGAGTCGGCGCTTCGTGAGTTCGCCGCCATCGCTGAGGCTCTCGGTGCGGCCGGAGCCGGAGGAGATGCTGCCCCCGCCCGGCCAGCATCGCTGGATTAACCAACGTTGCCAGTGATCGAGCTAGCATAGAAGGGCGCCGGATGATGAATCCCCTCCAGGTGCGGCACGTCCGCGAATCATTAATGCGCCAGTTCGAGGATTGTGTCGACCTCAGTGACATTGATGACAAGGCGCCACCGCGGCACCGTGAGCAAGCTTTCCTGTCTCGGGCGCTAGCGGCGATGGCGGTCCAGCACCTCGCCGGTACTGGTTCGATGGAGGCAGCCGCCGCCGTAATTGATGGCTTCGATGACTGGGGAATTGATGCGGTCGCGGTAAGCAAGGATGCGCCACATGTGTGGCTGGTCCAAGCTAAGTGGAGCGACAACGGCAATGCAACGCTGGACCAAGCAAGCGCCCTGAAGTTCAAGCAGGGTTTCGACCTGCTGCTGCGCGAGGAGTACGCCCGATTCAATAAGCGCTTCCAGGCGCTCGCTGATGAGGTCGACAAAGCATTTGCGGAAGGTGACGTGAAGATCACCTTGGTTATCGCTTTGCTGGGCCGTCCAGTGCTTGCTGACGCGGTCGATTACGTTCTGCATCAGGCATGCAAGGAAACTGAGCCGATGACGGATGTGAAAGTCATGGGGTTGGTTGATTTTCACGATATTGTCCGCTCGGGTGTCGATGGGCCAAAAATCGACATCACTGCTCGCCTCGACGG from Micromonospora profundi harbors:
- a CDS encoding type I restriction-modification system subunit M, translated to MSTLDSRRLVQKLWNYCDVLRDDGVSTIDYVEQLTFLLFLKMADERANRSIRPEQIVPDELSWQTLLDSEGKKLEAQYRNVLEELALEGGTLGTIFRKAQNKIQDPAKLKRLIVDLIDKEEWSSTGVDVKGDAYEELLAKGAEDAKSGAGQYFTPRALTAAMVDCMQPTPDDTITDPACGTGGFLLAAFDFIQQHHGSDLTPDQRRRLANGAITGTELVDGTARLAAMNMLLHGIGTPSGDSLITIGDALGKEPDRRYSLVLANPPFGRSSSIRMIGEDGRSTREEREIERNDFWATTANKQLNFVQHIASLLEIDGRAAVVLPDNVLFEGGAGETIRRRLLKQYDLHTMLRLPTGIFYAGGVKANVLFFERKRAREEPWTQKLWVYDFRTNQHFTLKQNPLRREHLQDFVDCYLPGKDRAERVETERFRPFSYEELIARDKVNLDITWLKDASLEDADALLPPEVIAQEIVEDLESALREFAAIAEALGAAGAGGDAAPARPASLD